From one Budorcas taxicolor isolate Tak-1 chromosome 21, Takin1.1, whole genome shotgun sequence genomic stretch:
- the PPP1R13B gene encoding apoptosis-stimulating of p53 protein 1 has translation MMPMILTVFLSNNEQILTEVPITPETTCRDVVEFCKEPGEGSCHLAEVWRGNERPIPFDYMMYEHLQKWGPRREEVKFFLRHEDSPAESSEQGGRQTQEQRTQRNVTNVPGEKRTENGVGNPRVELTLSELQDMAARQQQQIENQQQMLVAKEQRLHFLKQQERRQQQSVSENEKLQKLKERVEAQENKLKKIRAMRGQVDYSKIMNGNLSAEIERFSAMFQEKKQEVQTAILRVDQLSQQLEDLKKGKLNGFQPYNGKLTGPAAVELKRLYQELQIRNQLNQEQNSKLQQQKELLNKRNMEVAMMDKRISELRERLYGKKLQLSRVNGTSSPQSPLSAPGRVAAVGPYIQVPSTSSCPAPGDLAKPQSLTGASSAAHGRSKSVNDGNWPTLKQNSSSSVRPPQIASVDWKDTSAEGPLKQGPVSSQPMPLSALSAPEKLGMETGKVPPPLPGVSKPLPPSYGTYPSPAPVGPGSTNSLERRKEGSLPRPSAGLPGRQKPAPLPSAGGPHQPGSSQQIQQRISVPPSPTYPPAGLPAFPAGDGKPELPLTVAIRPFLADKGSRPQSPRKGPQTVNSSSIYSMYLQQATPPKNYQPAAHSTVNKSVKAVYGKPVLPSGSTSPSPLPFLHGSLAPGAAQPPPPGESTEKEPEPESPAPPGDGAVESLPRPLSPTKLTPIVHSPLRYQSDADLEALRRKLANAPRPLKKRSSITEPEGPAGPNIQKLLYQRFNTLAGGMEGTPFYQPSPSQDFLGSLADVDNGNATANGNLGEAGPAPPTAPLPVEAPPASDANDNRLPSPEPEGLLCPPNTRQMAEPAEDDNNNVATAPCTEQVPSPGAEAPSPGEEQAPPAVPLSSASTSKRTNLKKPNSERTGHGLRVRFNPLALLLDASLEGEFDLVQRVIYEVEDPSKPNDEGITPLHNAVCAGHHHIVRFLLDFGVNVNAADSDGWTPLHCAASCNSVHLCKQLVESGAAIFASTISDIETAADKCEEMEEGYIQCSQFLYGVQEKLGVMNKGVVYALWAYEAQNSDELSFREGDALTILRRKDEVETDWWWARLGDREGYVPRNLLGLYPRIKPRQRTLA, from the exons aGCGTCCCATACCCTTTGATTATATGATGTATGAACATCTTCAGAAGTGGGGGCCACGAAGGGAAGAAGTGAAATTTTTCCTTCGACATGAAGATTCCCCAGCAGAGAGCAGTGAACAAG GTGGCCGTCAGACCCAGGAGCAAAGAACTCAGAGAAATGTAACAAATGTACCTGGAGAAAAACGCACTGAAAATGGG GTTGGGAATCCACGTGTTGAACTTACCCTCTCAGAACTGCAAGATATGGCAGCTCGGCAGCAACAGCAGATTGAAAACCAGCAGCAGATGTTGGTGGCCAAG GAACAGCGTTTACATTTCCTGAAGCAGCAGGAGCGCCGTCAGCAGCAGTctgtttctgaaaatgaaaagctTCAGAAACTGAAAGAGCGAgttgaagcccaggaaaataagcTGAAGAAGATCCGTGCCATGAGGGGACAAGTGGACTACAGCAAGATCATGAATGGCAATCTGT CTGCTGAAATAGAAAGGTTCAGTGCCATGTTCCAGGAAAAGAAGCAGGAGGTACAGACTGCGATTTTAAGAGTTGATCAACTCAGTCAACAATTGGAAGATTTAAAGAAGGGAAAACTGAACGGGTTCCAGCCTTACAATGGCAAGCTGACTGGACCGGCAGCAGTGGAGCTAAAAAGACTGTACCAGGAGCTCCAG ATTCGTAACCAGCTCAACCAGGAGCAGAACTCaaagctgcagcagcagaaggaaCTCCTGAACAAGCGCAACATGGAGGTGGCCATGATGGACAAGCGGATCAGCGAACTGCGGGAGCGGCTTTACGGGAAGAAGCTTCAG CTGAGCCGCGTGAACGGCACGTCGTCGCCTCAGTCACCCCTGAGCGCGCCCGGCAGGGTGGCGGCAGTGGGGCCGTATATCCAGGTGCCCAGCACCAGCAGCTGCCCTGCGCCCGGAGACCTGGCGAAGCCCCAGTCCCTCACCGGCGCCTCGAGTGCTGCCCACGGAAGGTCCAAATCCG TCAATGATGGAAACTGGCCAACCTTAAAACAGAATTCTAGCTCTTCGGTGAGACCGCCGCAGATCGCCAGCGTGGACTGGAAGGACACGAGTGCTGAGGGGCCGCTCAAGCAGGGGCCCGTCTCGAGCCAGCCCATGCCCCTGTCAGCCCTGAGTGCTCCGGAGAAGCTG GGCATGGAGACCGGCAAAGTGCCGCCCCCTCTGCCTGGTGTAAGCAAGCCGCTGCCCCCAAGCTATGGGACGTACCCAAGTCCTGCCCCTGTGGGCCCGGGCTCGACCAACTccctggagaggaggaaggagggcagCTTGCCCAGGCCCAGCGCAGGCCTTCCCGGTCGGCAGAAGCCCGCCCCGCTGCCCTCTGCGGGCGGCCCGCACCAGCCGGGCTCCTCACAGCAGATTCAGCAGAGGATTTCTGTGCCCCCAAGTCCCACATACCCGCCTGCAGGGCTGCCTGCGTTTCCAGCCGGAGATGGCAAACCCGAACTCCCGCTGACTGTGGCCATTAGGCCCTTCCTGGCTGATAAAGGGTCGAGGCCACAGTCCCCCAGGAAAGGACCCCAGACGGTGAATTCAAGTTCCATATACTCCATGTACCTCCAGCAAGCCACACCACCTAAGAATTACCAGCCAGCAGCGCACAGCACCGTGAATAAGTCGGTTAAAGCAG TATACGGGAAGCCGGTTCTGCCGTCGGGCTCCACGTCCCCGTCCCCGCTGCCCTTCCTCCATGGCTCGCTGGCCCCGGGTGCTGCACAGCCCCCGCCTCCCGGGGAGAGCACCGAGAAGGAGCCAGAGCCTGAAAGCCCTGCGCCGCCTGGGGACGGGGCCGTGGAGAGCCTGCCGCGGCCGCTCAGCCCCACCAAGCTTACGCCCATCGTGCACTCGCCGCTGCGCTACCAGAGCGACGCCGACCTGGAGGCCCTGCGCAGGAAGCTGGCCAACGCACCGCGGCCCCTGAAGAAGCGCAGCTCCATCACAGAGCCCGAGGGTCCTGCTGGGCCCAACATCCAGAAGCTGCTGTACCAGCGCTTCAACACGCTGGCTGGCGGCATGGAGGGCACCCCCTTCTACCAGCCCAGCCCCTCGCAGGACTTCCTGGGCTCCTTGGCTGATGTGGACAATGGGAATGCCACTGCCAACGGGAACCTGGGCGaggccggccccgccccgcccaccgccCCGCTCCCCGTAGAGGCCCCTCCAGCCTCCGACGCCAACGACAACCGGCTCCCTTCCCCTGAACCCGAGGGCCTGCTCTGTCCTCCGAACACCCGCCAGATGGCTGAGCCGGCTGAGGATGACAACAACAACGTGGCCACAGCCCCGTGCACCGAGCAGGTCCCCAGCCCTGGGGCTGAGGCCCCCTCTCCAGGGGAGGAGCAGGCGCCCCCAGCTGTGCCACTGTCCTCGGCCTCTACG AGCAAGCGGACCAACCTGAAGAAGCCCAACTCAGAACGGACGGGGCATGGCTTGCGGGTCCGCTTCAACCCGCTGGCACTGCTCCTGGACGCATCTCTGGAGGGCGAGTTCGACCTGGTGCAGAGGGTCATCTACGAG GTGGAGGACCCCAGCAAGCCCAACGACGAGGGCATCACCCCCCTGCACAACGCCGTCTGCGCCGGCCACCACCACATTGTGCGGTTCCTGCTGGACTTCGGGGTCAACGTGAACGCCGCCGACAGTGACGGCTG GACGCCCCTGCACTGTGCCGCCTCTTGCAACAGCGTCCACCTCTGCAAGCAGCTGGTGGAGAGCGGCGCTGCCATCTTTGCCTCCACCATCAGCGACATCGAGACGGCGGCGGACAAGTGCGAGGAGATGGAGGAGGGCTACATCCAGTGCTCCCAGTTTCTATACG GCGTGCAGGAGAAGCTGGGCGTGATGAACAAAGGGGTGGTGTACGCCCTGTGGGCCTACGAGGCCCAGAACAGTGACGAGCTGTCCTTCCGAGAAGGGGACGCGCTCACCATTCTGCGGCGCAAGGACGAGGTCGAGACCGACTGGTGGTGGGCTCGCCTCGGGGACCGGGAGGGCTACGTGCCCAGGAACCTGCTGGGG TTGTATCCGCGGATCAAACCCCGACAGCGGACGCTGGCCTGA
- the ZFYVE21 gene encoding zinc finger FYVE domain-containing protein 21 isoform X2: MSSEVAARRDAKKLVRSPSGLRMVPEHRAYGSPFGLEEPPWVPDKECPRCMQCDTKFDFLTRKHHCRRCGKCFCDKCCGQKVALRRMCFVDPVRQCAGCAPVSRREADFYDRQLKLLLSGATFLVTFGNSEKPGTMVCRLSSSQRFLLLDGDGDDHREVEVARIAAVQMLTEGLPPGGGNARATGMTLQYTTPGAEGLTQLTLTAGEDAEGSRRQATAWLAAMHKAAKLLHESRDQ; the protein is encoded by the exons ATGTCCTCCGAGGTGGCCGCGCGCCGCGACGCCAAGAAGCTGGTGCGCTCTCCCAGCGGCCTGCGCATGGTGCCTGAGCACCGCGCCTACGGCAGCCCCTTCGGCCTGGAGGAGCCGCCGTGGGTCCCGGACAAGGAG TGCCCGAGATGCATGCAGTGTGACACCAAGTTTGACTTTCTCACCAGGAAG CACCACTGCCGCCGGTGCGGGAAGTGCTTCTGCGACAAGTGCTGCGGCCAGAAGGTGGCGCTGCGGCGCATGTGCTTCGTGGACCCGGTGCGGCAGTGCGCCGGGTGCGCGCCGGTGTCGCGGCGCGAGGCCGACTTCTACGACCGGCAGCTCAAGCTGCTGCTGAGCG GCGCCACCTTCCTCGTGACTTTCGGTAACTCCGAGAAGCCGGGCACGATGGTCTGCCGTCTTTCCAGCAGCCAGAG GTTCCTGCTTCTGGACGGGGACGGGGACGATCACCGCGAGGTGGAGGTGGCGCGCATCGCTGCCGTGCAGATGCTCACGGAGGGCCTCCCTCCCGGAG GAGGCAACGCGAGGGCCACAGGCATGACCCTGCAGTACACGACGCCGGGGGCGGAGGGGCTGACGCAGCTGACGCTGACAGCCGGCGAGGACGCCGAGGGCAGCAGGAGGCAGGCGACGGCGTGGCTGGCGGCCATGCACAAG GCGGCCAAGCTCCTCCACGAGTCTCGGGACCAGTAA
- the ZFYVE21 gene encoding zinc finger FYVE domain-containing protein 21 isoform X1, whose protein sequence is MSSEVAARRDAKKLVRSPSGLRMVPEHRAYGSPFGLEEPPWVPDKECPRCMQCDTKFDFLTRKHHCRRCGKCFCDKCCGQKVALRRMCFVDPVRQCAGCAPVSRREADFYDRQLKLLLSGATFLVTFGNSEKPGTMVCRLSSSQRFLLLDGDGDDHREVEVARIAAVQMLTEGLPPGDSLSHTSRPAAEGGNARATGMTLQYTTPGAEGLTQLTLTAGEDAEGSRRQATAWLAAMHKAAKLLHESRDQ, encoded by the exons ATGTCCTCCGAGGTGGCCGCGCGCCGCGACGCCAAGAAGCTGGTGCGCTCTCCCAGCGGCCTGCGCATGGTGCCTGAGCACCGCGCCTACGGCAGCCCCTTCGGCCTGGAGGAGCCGCCGTGGGTCCCGGACAAGGAG TGCCCGAGATGCATGCAGTGTGACACCAAGTTTGACTTTCTCACCAGGAAG CACCACTGCCGCCGGTGCGGGAAGTGCTTCTGCGACAAGTGCTGCGGCCAGAAGGTGGCGCTGCGGCGCATGTGCTTCGTGGACCCGGTGCGGCAGTGCGCCGGGTGCGCGCCGGTGTCGCGGCGCGAGGCCGACTTCTACGACCGGCAGCTCAAGCTGCTGCTGAGCG GCGCCACCTTCCTCGTGACTTTCGGTAACTCCGAGAAGCCGGGCACGATGGTCTGCCGTCTTTCCAGCAGCCAGAG GTTCCTGCTTCTGGACGGGGACGGGGACGATCACCGCGAGGTGGAGGTGGCGCGCATCGCTGCCGTGCAGATGCTCACGGAGGGCCTCCCTCCCGGAG ACAGCCTCTCTCACACCAGCCGGCCCGCCGCCGAAG GAGGCAACGCGAGGGCCACAGGCATGACCCTGCAGTACACGACGCCGGGGGCGGAGGGGCTGACGCAGCTGACGCTGACAGCCGGCGAGGACGCCGAGGGCAGCAGGAGGCAGGCGACGGCGTGGCTGGCGGCCATGCACAAG GCGGCCAAGCTCCTCCACGAGTCTCGGGACCAGTAA